A DNA window from Citrobacter tructae contains the following coding sequences:
- the hxlA gene encoding 3-hexulose-6-phosphate synthase, with protein sequence MKLQLALDELTLPEALVFIDKVVDDVDIIEVGTPFLIREGVNAIKAIKEKYPHKEVLADAKIMDGGYFESRLLFDAGADYVTVLGVTDVLTIQACIRAAKETGKQVVVDMICVDDLPARVRLLEEAGADMLAVHTGTDQQAAGRKPIDDLITMLKARRKARIAVAGGISSQTVKDYALLGPDVVIVGSAITHAADPAVEARKISQELLQHH encoded by the coding sequence ATGAAATTACAGCTTGCCCTGGACGAGTTAACCCTGCCTGAAGCGCTGGTATTTATTGATAAGGTGGTTGACGACGTTGATATTATTGAAGTGGGCACGCCTTTTCTAATTCGGGAAGGCGTGAACGCAATTAAAGCCATTAAAGAAAAATATCCGCATAAGGAAGTACTGGCGGATGCGAAAATTATGGATGGGGGATATTTCGAGTCCCGGCTGTTATTTGATGCTGGCGCAGACTACGTTACGGTTCTGGGCGTGACGGATGTTTTAACGATCCAAGCGTGTATCCGGGCGGCAAAAGAGACGGGAAAACAAGTGGTGGTGGATATGATCTGCGTCGACGATCTGCCCGCGCGGGTCCGCCTGCTAGAAGAAGCGGGGGCGGATATGCTGGCGGTACACACCGGCACCGACCAGCAGGCGGCGGGACGCAAGCCGATTGATGATTTGATAACGATGCTGAAGGCGCGCCGGAAAGCCCGGATTGCCGTCGCAGGCGGCATCAGCAGCCAGACGGTGAAGGACTATGCGCTGTTAGGTCCGGATGTGGTGATTGTGGGATCAGCGATCACGCATGCGGCGGATCCGGCTGTTGAGGCAAGGAAGATATCACAGGAGTTGTTGCAACATCATTGA
- a CDS encoding glucose-6-phosphate isomerase family protein, producing MKQLHHSGLPLYLDDDGVMALKPPLNYLGFGRKSAGQMAVVLPEFTEAQRDEPTYDVYRGLSFAEDHERLAADQYQYDITIIMPGTIGHERKKTSGHYHGYNDTRRNTHPEVYEVIKGTAAYILQKSPDFAVPPKDLLVGDLIVAVVKEGQSIIVPPNYGHCSINIGDGPLVFSNLAYKPCAVHYDTVQFYHGMACYIVEENGQLCVRKNHYYPRIPRIKFATVKENPHLGITFDTPLYQRYRAAPERFHFLGHVDNYVREIMGMLQYEDDLFPLCQEDA from the coding sequence ATGAAACAGCTACACCACAGCGGCTTGCCGCTGTATCTCGATGACGACGGCGTGATGGCGCTGAAACCGCCGCTGAACTATCTCGGCTTTGGCCGCAAAAGCGCCGGACAGATGGCGGTGGTATTACCGGAGTTCACTGAAGCACAGCGTGATGAACCGACTTACGATGTTTATCGCGGGCTCAGCTTTGCGGAGGATCACGAACGGCTTGCTGCTGACCAGTATCAGTATGACATCACCATCATCATGCCGGGAACGATTGGCCATGAGCGCAAGAAAACCAGCGGTCATTATCACGGCTATAACGACACGCGGCGCAACACCCATCCGGAAGTGTATGAGGTGATTAAGGGTACGGCGGCATATATCCTGCAAAAGTCGCCGGATTTTGCCGTCCCGCCAAAAGATCTGCTGGTGGGCGATCTTATCGTGGCGGTGGTGAAGGAGGGGCAGAGCATTATCGTGCCGCCGAATTACGGCCACTGCTCAATCAATATCGGTGACGGGCCGCTGGTGTTCAGCAACCTGGCGTATAAACCCTGCGCGGTTCACTACGACACGGTGCAGTTTTACCACGGTATGGCCTGCTACATCGTGGAAGAGAACGGGCAGCTCTGCGTGCGCAAGAATCACTACTACCCGCGTATTCCGCGCATCAAATTCGCCACCGTCAAAGAGAACCCGCATCTTGGCATCACCTTCGATACGCCGCTTTACCAGCGCTACCGCGCCGCACCGGAACGTTTTCATTTTCTGGGGCATGTCGATAACTATGTCCGGGAAATCATGGGGATGCTCCAGTATGAGGATGATTTATTCCCGCTCTGTCAGGAGGACGCATGA
- the hxlB gene encoding 6-phospho-3-hexuloisomerase — protein sequence METQSVAGVACSDLNQVMSRIDGAALACLEQAIADANAIFVFGAGRSLLMLKAFAMRLMHIGLKVHVVGDVVTPALQKGDLLLLASASGETASLVNVAAKAKKLGGTVALLTIFPESTLGNLADVVIRIPAYTDKLPDGPENVKGILPGGSLFEEAVMVLGDAMIVNLAQSTGYRLTKGFALHANLE from the coding sequence ATGGAAACGCAATCTGTTGCAGGCGTTGCCTGTAGCGACCTGAATCAGGTGATGTCGCGGATTGATGGCGCTGCGCTGGCGTGTCTGGAGCAGGCCATTGCTGACGCGAACGCGATATTTGTTTTTGGCGCAGGCCGTTCGCTGTTGATGCTGAAAGCTTTTGCGATGCGCCTGATGCATATCGGCCTGAAGGTGCATGTTGTCGGCGATGTGGTGACGCCTGCGCTGCAAAAAGGCGACCTGCTGCTGCTGGCCAGCGCATCGGGCGAAACGGCTTCGCTGGTGAATGTGGCAGCGAAAGCGAAGAAGCTGGGCGGCACCGTGGCCCTGCTGACCATTTTCCCCGAGTCCACGTTGGGGAATCTGGCGGATGTGGTGATCAGGATCCCGGCCTATACCGACAAACTGCCGGATGGACCTGAGAATGTGAAAGGTATTCTGCCCGGCGGCAGCCTGTTTGAAGAGGCGGTCATGGTGCTGGGCGACGCCATGATTGTGAATCTGGCGCAGTCGACGGGATATCGCTTAACCAAAGGCTTTGCGCTGCACGCCAACCTCGAATAA